One Candidatus Palauibacter polyketidifaciens genomic window carries:
- a CDS encoding PadR family transcriptional regulator: MFTSKDGFGAWANCSGPGVFRFGGGLAGNRRVVRKGELKFVLLRLLSDEPMHGYELMRRLEEESGGLYTPSPGSVYPTLQLLEDQGYVSSTQEDGKRVYQLTAAGRDFLREHRSRTRDIFGRFVNMGERFTGSAMRDVTRSFIHLAQVSFERATGGQGDPETLARVKSILDRAAREIESAWPEPGPAASREG; the protein is encoded by the coding sequence ATGTTCACGAGCAAGGATGGATTCGGCGCCTGGGCAAACTGCAGCGGCCCGGGCGTTTTTCGTTTCGGCGGAGGACTCGCGGGCAATCGGCGCGTAGTTCGGAAGGGGGAGTTGAAGTTCGTTCTCCTCCGCCTCCTCTCCGACGAACCCATGCATGGCTACGAGCTGATGCGGCGGCTGGAGGAGGAGTCCGGCGGCCTCTACACGCCGAGTCCGGGCTCCGTCTACCCTACCCTGCAGTTGCTCGAGGACCAGGGGTACGTGTCGTCGACACAGGAAGACGGGAAGCGCGTCTACCAGCTAACGGCCGCGGGCCGCGACTTCCTCCGGGAGCACCGCTCCCGCACCCGTGACATTTTCGGCCGCTTCGTCAACATGGGCGAGCGCTTCACGGGGTCCGCGATGCGGGACGTGACGCGTTCGTTCATTCACCTCGCCCAGGTGAGCTTTGAGCGCGCGACGGGCGGACAGGGTGATCCCGAGACGCTTGCAAGAGTGAAATCGATCCTGGACCGCGCGGCGCGCGAGATCGAGAGCGCGTGGCCGGAGCCCGGGCCCGCAGCCTCACGGGAGGGTTGA
- the glgP gene encoding alpha-glucan family phosphorylase encodes MGPDDRIPDRLGRLWELANDLSWTWNPEAPALFRAIDLPLWRRTRHNPVALLRTVGDARLHELAADDGFLRRYDAACHALDTLRGGGAGPASAWFVRSYPEFAESPVAYFCAEFALHESIPIYSGGLGVLAGDHLKAAAELGVPLVGVGLMYAHGYFDQTLGSDGWQEDADDPLDPDLTPLERLRGADGVPWLASIRGGGRRIRIGVWRLRVGRVSLYLLDTDLEENDPVDRGLSHQLYAGGADHRLRQEAILGAGGVRVLAALGIEPGAWHANEGHAAFMMVERVRRLMRDGTSFADAVSRVRASTVFTTHTPVPAGHDVFSHAQIREWIGETFWEEIPHREELLGLGLHPDDEAQDRFHMTAAAIRLSRRVNGVSARHGRVSREIWRGLWDGRAAGEVPIRHVTNGVHLATWMSDDIAGLLDDWLPAGWRRCPGDEAMWRAVRDVPAEALWRVRRGLKLRLLDLMRDEARRRWRGHWPESAHLAGAGTLMSPEPLTIGFARRFATYKRADLIFRDRDRLLALLSDPARPVQVIFAGKAHPRDDDGKRVLQRVYEHTRDPEFEGRIAFLENYGLHAAHGLVEGVDLWLNLPRIPLEASGTSGMKAALNGVPQLATADGWWEEGFEGDNGWIIPPAPATVSEEEVDEHDAEHLFRLLAEDVIPLYYERPGAGSGDDAPAGWLAHARRAIEVAGARFTAGRMVRDYARDFYVPSLRGDA; translated from the coding sequence GTGGGTCCAGACGACAGAATCCCCGACCGCCTCGGGAGGCTGTGGGAACTCGCGAACGACCTCTCGTGGACATGGAATCCGGAGGCGCCGGCCCTCTTCCGGGCCATCGATCTGCCGCTCTGGCGCCGCACGCGGCACAACCCCGTGGCGCTGTTGCGGACCGTCGGGGACGCGCGATTGCATGAACTGGCCGCTGACGACGGGTTCCTGCGCCGGTACGACGCGGCGTGCCACGCACTGGACACGCTGCGGGGCGGCGGGGCGGGCCCGGCATCCGCCTGGTTCGTCCGGAGCTACCCCGAGTTCGCCGAGAGTCCCGTGGCGTACTTCTGCGCGGAATTCGCGTTGCACGAGTCCATCCCCATCTACTCCGGGGGACTCGGCGTGCTCGCGGGGGATCACCTCAAGGCGGCGGCGGAACTGGGAGTCCCCCTCGTCGGGGTCGGGCTGATGTATGCGCACGGTTATTTCGACCAGACCCTGGGGTCGGACGGCTGGCAGGAAGATGCGGACGACCCGCTCGACCCCGACCTGACGCCGCTGGAGCGGCTGCGCGGCGCGGATGGCGTCCCGTGGCTCGCTTCGATCCGGGGCGGGGGGCGCCGCATCCGTATCGGGGTCTGGAGGCTGCGCGTCGGGCGCGTCTCGCTGTACCTCCTCGACACGGACCTCGAGGAGAACGACCCCGTGGACCGCGGCCTCTCCCACCAGCTCTACGCGGGCGGCGCGGATCACCGGCTGCGGCAGGAAGCGATCCTCGGCGCCGGCGGCGTGCGGGTGCTCGCCGCGCTCGGGATCGAGCCCGGGGCATGGCACGCGAACGAGGGACACGCCGCGTTCATGATGGTGGAGCGCGTGCGCCGGCTGATGCGGGACGGCACGTCCTTCGCGGACGCGGTGTCCCGGGTGCGCGCCTCGACCGTCTTCACCACGCATACGCCCGTCCCGGCGGGTCACGACGTGTTCTCCCACGCGCAGATTCGCGAATGGATCGGCGAGACGTTCTGGGAGGAGATCCCTCACCGCGAGGAGTTGCTGGGACTCGGTCTTCACCCGGACGACGAGGCGCAGGACCGGTTTCACATGACGGCGGCGGCGATCCGGCTGTCGCGGCGGGTCAACGGCGTTTCCGCGCGGCACGGGCGCGTGAGCCGCGAAATCTGGCGCGGCCTCTGGGACGGCCGGGCGGCCGGAGAGGTGCCGATCCGGCACGTGACGAACGGAGTGCACCTCGCCACGTGGATGAGCGACGACATCGCCGGCCTCCTGGACGATTGGCTCCCCGCCGGATGGCGACGGTGCCCGGGCGACGAGGCGATGTGGCGCGCGGTGCGCGACGTTCCCGCCGAGGCGCTGTGGCGAGTGCGACGCGGGCTCAAACTCCGGCTCCTCGATCTGATGCGCGACGAGGCGCGACGCAGGTGGCGCGGCCACTGGCCGGAATCGGCGCACCTCGCGGGAGCCGGCACGCTGATGAGCCCCGAGCCGCTCACGATCGGATTCGCGCGTCGTTTCGCCACCTACAAGCGCGCGGACCTCATCTTCCGCGACCGCGACCGCCTCCTCGCGCTGCTCTCGGACCCCGCCCGGCCCGTGCAGGTGATCTTTGCCGGGAAGGCGCATCCGCGCGACGACGACGGCAAGCGCGTTCTCCAGCGCGTGTACGAGCATACCCGCGATCCGGAGTTCGAGGGGAGAATCGCCTTCCTCGAGAACTACGGACTCCATGCGGCGCATGGTCTCGTCGAGGGCGTCGACCTGTGGCTCAACCTTCCCCGGATCCCGCTGGAAGCGAGCGGGACGAGCGGGATGAAGGCCGCTCTCAACGGCGTTCCGCAGCTCGCGACGGCGGACGGCTGGTGGGAGGAGGGGTTCGAGGGGGACAACGGGTGGATCATCCCGCCCGCGCCCGCCACGGTGAGCGAGGAGGAGGTGGACGAGCACGACGCCGAGCACCTCTTCCGGCTCCTGGCGGAGGACGTCATCCCTCTCTATTACGAGCGGCCCGGCGCAGGCTCGGGGGATGACGCTCCCGCAGGCTGGCTTGCACATGCGCGGCGCGCGATCGAGGTGGCCGGCGCGCGATTCACGGCAGGCCGCATGGTGCGGGATTACGCGCGGGACTTCTACGTCCCGTCGCTGCGCGGGGACGCCTGA
- a CDS encoding ATP-grasp domain-containing protein, translating into MPNVAFVAPFYLPTTLRFLEAAAGLAGVRLGVVTQEPLERTPASLRRSIAAHVRVEDALSAEGIHIGLRRLSAELGGIDRLLGALEELQVPLGELRDALGIPGMGAGAADNFRDKSRMKDVLRAHGLPCARHALVRDGDEATAFSDATGFPLIVKPPAGSGARGTFRVETAEQLRAAIAMSRPSAERPTLVEEFVVGEEHSFDAVSIGGRLVWHSINHYLPSPLEVLREPWIQWCVLLPRKVDSPRYAEIRRVAGPALDSLGMETGLSHMEWFRRPDGSVAISEVGARPPGAQFVTLISQAHDFDLYRAWAHLLVFDEFDPPPRPYAAGAAYLRGQGRGSVRRVAGIEEIAKDLGPLCVEWRLPRAGQAQSASYEGEGYIIVRHPRTEVVEEALGRIITRVRVELAT; encoded by the coding sequence ATGCCCAACGTCGCATTCGTCGCCCCGTTCTATCTCCCTACCACGCTGCGTTTTCTGGAGGCCGCCGCGGGGCTCGCCGGCGTGCGCCTCGGGGTCGTGACGCAGGAACCGCTCGAGCGAACGCCCGCCTCCCTGCGGCGGAGCATCGCGGCGCACGTCCGGGTCGAGGACGCGCTGTCGGCGGAGGGCATCCACATCGGGCTGCGGAGACTCTCCGCCGAACTCGGGGGGATCGACCGTCTGCTGGGCGCGCTCGAGGAGCTTCAGGTGCCGCTCGGGGAACTGCGTGATGCGCTCGGCATCCCGGGGATGGGCGCGGGGGCCGCGGACAACTTCCGCGACAAGTCCCGCATGAAGGACGTGCTCCGAGCGCATGGCCTGCCCTGCGCCCGGCATGCGCTGGTCCGCGACGGTGACGAGGCGACGGCCTTCTCGGATGCGACGGGCTTCCCGCTGATCGTGAAGCCTCCGGCCGGCTCCGGCGCCCGCGGCACGTTCCGCGTCGAAACGGCGGAGCAGCTGCGCGCGGCGATCGCGATGTCGCGGCCGAGCGCCGAACGGCCGACGCTCGTCGAGGAGTTCGTCGTGGGCGAAGAGCATTCCTTCGACGCGGTCTCGATCGGCGGCCGCCTTGTCTGGCATTCGATCAACCACTACCTGCCTTCGCCGCTCGAGGTGCTGCGCGAGCCGTGGATCCAGTGGTGCGTCCTCCTTCCGCGGAAAGTCGATTCGCCCCGGTACGCGGAGATCCGGCGCGTCGCCGGGCCGGCGCTCGATTCGCTCGGGATGGAGACGGGGCTGAGCCACATGGAGTGGTTCCGGCGGCCCGACGGTTCGGTGGCGATCTCCGAAGTCGGGGCCCGACCGCCGGGCGCCCAGTTCGTCACGCTGATCTCGCAGGCGCACGACTTCGACCTCTACCGGGCCTGGGCCCACCTCCTGGTCTTCGACGAATTCGATCCTCCGCCCCGCCCCTACGCGGCCGGCGCGGCCTACCTCCGGGGACAGGGCCGGGGCTCCGTGCGACGGGTGGCCGGCATCGAGGAGATCGCGAAAGACCTTGGGCCGCTCTGCGTGGAGTGGCGCCTCCCCCGCGCGGGACAGGCGCAGAGCGCGTCCTACGAGGGAGAGGGCTACATCATCGTCCGCCACCCGCGCACCGAGGTCGTCGAGGAGGCGCTGGGGCGGATCATCACCCGCGTACGGGTGGAACTCGCCACGTAA
- a CDS encoding Type 1 glutamine amidotransferase-like domain-containing protein has translation MRVSRKRRAAADAGSRSPLVLLGPRGGGLALRDVVRELEAAGTLSPGARIAAITAGWRDREANEGLIDPRLADRIVDLELYRRSDRIAEADAELARAHRETRGRLEALRRAYNLRLHGLIEAHRRLAELRGDALVLEAERGESLESIRRLDARHLDRVVEIRSAFERRTALPERDAVRLQRREVDARLEGTEAIVLEGGHVGNLLSRLRLFGGRKLLDGRVVIGRSAGAMVLTERVVLFHDRPPWGEGHPEVFDAGLGIAEGLVALPHASARLALDDRTRGARLAARFSPASCALLDPGRRIDRAGDGWRGEGGVERLDAAGRRVPFRTAA, from the coding sequence ATGAGGGTGTCGAGAAAGCGTCGGGCCGCCGCCGACGCCGGGTCCCGGTCGCCGCTCGTCCTTCTGGGTCCGCGCGGGGGCGGCCTCGCGCTCCGGGACGTGGTGCGGGAACTGGAGGCCGCGGGCACGTTGTCGCCGGGCGCGCGCATCGCGGCCATCACGGCCGGGTGGCGGGACCGCGAGGCGAACGAAGGACTCATCGATCCCCGCCTCGCGGACCGCATCGTGGATCTCGAACTCTACCGGCGCTCCGACCGGATCGCCGAGGCGGACGCGGAACTCGCGCGCGCGCACCGCGAGACCCGGGGCCGGCTCGAGGCGCTGCGTCGCGCCTACAATCTGCGCCTCCACGGTCTCATCGAGGCACACCGGCGGCTGGCCGAACTGCGGGGGGACGCGTTGGTACTCGAGGCCGAGCGCGGCGAATCCCTCGAGTCCATTCGGCGCCTCGATGCGCGGCACCTGGACCGCGTGGTCGAGATCCGGTCGGCGTTCGAGCGCCGTACGGCCCTCCCCGAGCGCGACGCCGTGCGGTTGCAACGGCGTGAGGTGGACGCTCGGCTCGAGGGCACGGAGGCGATCGTGCTGGAGGGCGGGCACGTCGGGAACCTGCTGAGCCGCCTGCGCCTGTTCGGGGGGCGGAAACTCCTGGACGGACGCGTGGTGATCGGCCGGTCGGCCGGCGCCATGGTGCTGACGGAGCGCGTCGTGCTCTTTCACGACCGGCCGCCGTGGGGCGAGGGCCATCCCGAGGTGTTCGACGCGGGGCTCGGGATCGCCGAAGGGCTCGTCGCGCTGCCTCACGCTTCCGCACGTCTCGCGCTGGACGATCGAACGCGGGGAGCGCGGCTTGCGGCCCGCTTTTCTCCCGCCTCCTGCGCCCTCCTCGACCCGGGCCGCCGAATCGACCGGGCCGGGGATGGCTGGCGGGGCGAAGGTGGCGTCGAGCGCCTCGATGCGGCGGGCCGCCGGGTCCCCTTCCGTACGGCGGCGTAG
- a CDS encoding ATP-grasp domain-containing protein, with protein MNVLMISPGYPAEMTYFTCGLAEVGATVIGLGDQPAAALPEVARTSVSNHLQVRSLADEADVMQQVAALAARTRIDRVECLWEPFMILAARLREMLELPGPTVEQTLPFRDKEVMKDVLDGAGIRTPRHGRATSSAECREVAERVGFPLIVKPVAGAGSADTHRVDSARDLERVLPALRHVPQVTVEEFIEGEDMTFDTVTVGGVVAHYNICRYWPRALESKTHEWLSPITYALRDVEADDLAPGREMGFAVLAALGFETGYTHMEWYRTADGEAVFGEIAARPPGVRTVDLINFASDIDTYRGWAEGVVHATWSQPVERKYNACWIVKRARGQGRIQRIEGLGPLLQEYGERVCSLDLLPVGSPRRNWQATLVSDGMIFLRHPDLEALEAIAGEFATRLQLYAA; from the coding sequence ATGAACGTATTGATGATTTCGCCGGGCTACCCGGCCGAGATGACGTATTTCACGTGCGGGCTCGCGGAAGTGGGCGCGACGGTCATCGGCCTCGGCGATCAGCCGGCGGCCGCGCTGCCCGAGGTCGCCCGGACGAGCGTGTCCAACCATCTGCAGGTCAGATCGCTTGCGGATGAGGCGGACGTGATGCAGCAGGTCGCCGCGCTCGCCGCGAGAACCCGGATCGACCGCGTGGAGTGTCTGTGGGAACCCTTCATGATCCTCGCGGCGCGGCTGCGGGAGATGCTGGAGCTGCCGGGGCCGACGGTCGAGCAGACGCTCCCCTTCCGCGACAAGGAAGTGATGAAGGACGTCCTCGACGGCGCCGGGATCCGGACGCCGCGTCACGGGAGGGCCACGAGCAGCGCCGAGTGCCGCGAGGTCGCGGAGCGCGTGGGCTTCCCGCTCATCGTGAAGCCCGTCGCCGGCGCCGGCTCGGCCGACACCCACCGGGTCGATTCGGCGCGGGACCTGGAGCGGGTCCTTCCCGCCCTTCGGCACGTCCCCCAGGTCACGGTCGAGGAGTTCATCGAGGGCGAGGACATGACCTTCGACACGGTCACGGTTGGAGGCGTCGTCGCGCACTACAACATTTGCCGCTACTGGCCCCGCGCGCTCGAGTCGAAGACGCACGAGTGGCTCAGCCCCATCACGTATGCGCTGCGCGACGTGGAGGCGGATGACCTCGCCCCCGGACGCGAGATGGGGTTCGCCGTGCTCGCCGCACTCGGATTCGAGACCGGCTACACGCACATGGAGTGGTACCGGACGGCGGACGGAGAGGCCGTGTTCGGCGAAATCGCCGCGAGGCCTCCCGGCGTGCGGACGGTCGACCTCATCAACTTCGCGAGCGATATCGACACCTATCGCGGGTGGGCCGAAGGCGTCGTGCACGCGACGTGGTCGCAGCCGGTGGAACGGAAGTACAACGCCTGCTGGATCGTCAAGCGGGCGCGCGGACAGGGTCGGATCCAGCGCATCGAGGGGCTCGGCCCGCTGCTCCAGGAGTACGGCGAGCGGGTGTGCAGCCTGGATCTGCTCCCGGTCGGATCACCCCGGCGGAACTGGCAGGCCACGCTCGTCTCCGACGGGATGATCTTCCTCCGCCACCCGGACCTCGAGGCGCTGGAGGCGATCGCCGGCGAGTTCGCGACGCGCCTGCAACTCTACGCTGCCTAG
- a CDS encoding ATP-grasp domain-containing protein — MHVVFVEPLFPGNQKDFVRGLHEVGAEVSAVGEAPPEALGSDLRRWLTCYEQVGSVCDEGALAHALHEIHRRRPVDRLEATVEAHILPVARVREAAGLAGTSVRTAHLCRDKPAMKDALRAAGIATARSMGGGDTEEIAGFGRRVGYPLIVKPRAGAGASGTYRVDDEAQLAALLPRLGIGRGAEVAVEEFVDGHEAFYDTLTVGGVVVHDFMTHYYPNVLEAMRTREVSPQFIATNRIDTADAYAEVRELGRRVIDALEIGTSATHMEWFFGEKGLKFSEIGCRPPGVRAWDLYGAANEMDVYREWAACIVHGRKLRDASRRYSAGIVTLRPENDGRIEGYEGLDKVEARFGEWIIDTHLPPPGTPTQPVEAGYMANAWLRLRHPDYDELRRMLDAVGRWVRVRAA, encoded by the coding sequence ATGCACGTCGTATTCGTCGAACCCCTGTTTCCCGGAAACCAGAAGGACTTCGTGCGCGGCCTGCACGAAGTCGGCGCGGAGGTGTCCGCTGTGGGCGAAGCCCCGCCGGAAGCGCTCGGCTCCGACCTGCGCCGGTGGCTCACCTGCTACGAGCAGGTCGGCTCCGTGTGCGACGAGGGCGCGCTCGCGCACGCGCTCCACGAGATCCACCGGCGGCGGCCCGTGGATCGCCTCGAGGCCACGGTCGAAGCGCACATCCTCCCGGTCGCCCGTGTGCGGGAAGCCGCGGGACTGGCCGGGACGTCCGTGAGGACCGCGCACCTGTGCCGTGACAAGCCGGCGATGAAGGATGCCCTCCGCGCCGCTGGGATCGCGACCGCCCGGTCCATGGGGGGAGGCGACACGGAAGAGATCGCGGGTTTCGGCCGCAGGGTCGGTTATCCGCTTATCGTCAAGCCTCGCGCGGGGGCCGGCGCTTCGGGCACGTATCGCGTCGATGATGAGGCACAGCTCGCGGCGCTGCTCCCGCGCCTCGGCATCGGGCGTGGCGCCGAAGTCGCCGTCGAGGAGTTCGTGGACGGACACGAGGCCTTCTACGACACGCTGACCGTGGGCGGCGTGGTGGTCCACGATTTCATGACCCACTACTACCCGAACGTGCTCGAGGCCATGCGGACGCGGGAGGTGTCGCCCCAGTTCATCGCCACGAACCGGATCGATACGGCCGACGCCTATGCGGAAGTCCGGGAACTCGGACGGCGGGTCATCGATGCGCTCGAGATCGGAACCTCCGCCACCCACATGGAATGGTTCTTCGGAGAGAAGGGACTCAAGTTCTCCGAGATCGGTTGTCGCCCGCCCGGAGTGCGGGCCTGGGATCTGTACGGCGCGGCGAACGAAATGGATGTGTACCGCGAGTGGGCGGCCTGCATCGTGCACGGTCGGAAACTGCGGGATGCGTCGCGCCGGTACTCGGCGGGGATCGTGACGCTGCGGCCCGAAAACGACGGGCGCATCGAGGGGTATGAAGGTCTGGATAAGGTGGAAGCCCGCTTCGGGGAGTGGATCATCGACACGCACCTGCCGCCGCCCGGTACGCCCACCCAGCCGGTGGAAGCCGGATACATGGCGAACGCCTGGCTCCGGCTGCGGCACCCGGACTACGACGAACTGCGTCGAATGCTCGACGCGGTCGGACGCTGGGTGAGAGTGCGCGCCGCATGA
- a CDS encoding sodium:alanine symporter family protein produces the protein MDFATIVDWLDRNVAQFGITIGGERLTLQVLLLLGIGTYLTLRLGLPQIRKFAHGVAVATGRYDDPADPGDVSHFQALTTALSATVGIGNIAGAAIAIHLGGPGALFWMWMTAFLGMATKYSEVTLAQQYREVDESSAKYSGTVSGGPMYYIEKGLGPRWKPVAAFFAVMLGMTAFMTGNANQANTVADAMLAEFGIATWITGLTTSTIVALVILGGIKRIGRVTSILAPFMAIVYVTAAMIIIILNLGEVPETFALIFREAFNPTAGVAGTGVGAFLVTLMWGVRRGLFSNEAGQGSAPIAHAAAKTDEPVSEGVVALLEPFIDTIVIVTMTALVIIMTGAWNSQIPTAIQLEGGDISYVVLDEGGSSVPTEATGTIRYTIGRPGVTSEPHLAWHEVSVPQLFEDEAQTQPFSGAVDPARSVAIADDGRELAVLYGQAYETGAPLTQMGFQRGLSPLGDWGHYIVIFSVFLFAISTAISWSYYGDRCANYLFGPNAIIPYKLVFVAMHFVGAVLPLAVVWSLGDIFLAIVIIPNLIALIFLAPQIKEMTESYFTRSPWERHR, from the coding sequence ATGGACTTCGCCACAATCGTAGACTGGCTCGACCGGAACGTCGCGCAGTTCGGGATCACGATCGGGGGAGAGCGCCTGACGCTTCAGGTTCTGCTCCTCCTCGGCATCGGGACCTACCTCACTCTCCGGCTCGGCCTGCCGCAGATCCGCAAGTTCGCGCACGGCGTCGCCGTGGCCACGGGCCGATACGACGACCCCGCCGATCCGGGCGACGTGTCGCACTTCCAGGCGCTGACCACCGCGCTCAGCGCGACGGTGGGCATCGGGAACATCGCCGGCGCCGCGATCGCCATCCACCTCGGGGGTCCGGGAGCGCTCTTCTGGATGTGGATGACCGCCTTCCTCGGCATGGCGACGAAGTACAGCGAGGTGACGCTGGCCCAGCAGTACCGCGAGGTCGACGAGTCGTCGGCGAAGTACAGCGGGACGGTGTCGGGCGGACCGATGTACTACATCGAGAAGGGGCTGGGCCCGCGCTGGAAGCCGGTGGCGGCGTTCTTCGCCGTCATGCTGGGGATGACGGCGTTCATGACGGGGAACGCGAACCAGGCCAATACGGTCGCGGACGCGATGCTCGCCGAGTTCGGGATCGCCACATGGATCACCGGTCTCACGACCTCGACGATCGTCGCGCTGGTGATCCTGGGCGGCATCAAGCGCATCGGCCGCGTGACCAGCATCCTCGCTCCGTTCATGGCGATCGTCTACGTGACCGCCGCCATGATCATCATCATCCTGAACCTCGGCGAGGTGCCGGAGACCTTCGCGCTCATCTTCCGCGAGGCCTTCAACCCGACCGCCGGCGTGGCGGGCACCGGCGTGGGCGCGTTCCTCGTCACGCTCATGTGGGGGGTGCGGCGCGGACTGTTCTCGAACGAGGCGGGGCAGGGGTCCGCGCCGATCGCGCACGCGGCGGCGAAGACGGACGAACCGGTCTCCGAGGGTGTGGTCGCGCTGCTCGAACCGTTCATCGACACGATCGTCATCGTGACCATGACCGCACTGGTCATCATCATGACCGGCGCGTGGAACTCGCAGATCCCGACCGCGATCCAGCTGGAAGGCGGGGACATCAGTTACGTGGTGCTCGACGAGGGCGGAAGCTCCGTGCCCACGGAGGCCACGGGAACGATTCGCTATACGATCGGACGGCCGGGCGTGACGAGCGAGCCCCACCTCGCGTGGCACGAGGTCTCCGTGCCGCAGCTGTTCGAGGACGAGGCGCAGACGCAGCCGTTCAGCGGGGCCGTCGACCCGGCGCGGTCCGTCGCGATCGCCGACGACGGGCGGGAGCTGGCCGTCCTCTACGGGCAGGCCTACGAGACCGGTGCGCCGCTGACGCAGATGGGCTTCCAGCGCGGTCTGTCGCCGCTCGGCGACTGGGGTCACTACATCGTGATCTTCTCGGTCTTCCTGTTCGCGATCTCGACCGCGATCTCATGGAGCTACTACGGCGACCGCTGCGCGAACTACCTGTTCGGGCCGAACGCGATCATCCCGTACAAGCTCGTGTTCGTCGCGATGCACTTCGTCGGGGCCGTGCTGCCGCTCGCCGTGGTTTGGTCGCTGGGGGACATCTTCCTGGCCATCGTCATCATCCCGAACCTGATCGCGCTGATCTTCCTCGCGCCTCAGATCAAGGAGATGACGGAGTCCTACTTCACCCGCAGCCCGTGGGAGCGGCACCGCTAG
- a CDS encoding SDR family NAD(P)-dependent oxidoreductase: MTARIAGQLALVTGASSGIGEAIARRLADDGANLVLWARRAERLTRLAEAIAARSGVTVDIGVVDIRDGDAVREEAARLGAALGVPDILVNNAGLAAGMALVQDADVDDWDRMIDTNVKGLLYVTRAFLPAMVERDSGQVVNIGSITGRQVYPGGTVYAATKYAVQAITEGTNLDVLGTGVRVSGVHPGLVETEFALVRFKGDENRARATYEGVESLTGADVAEVVSYVVNAPPNINLADVVVFGPAQGSVHHFHRDGG, encoded by the coding sequence GTGACCGCCCGCATCGCGGGACAGCTTGCGCTCGTCACGGGAGCCAGTTCGGGAATCGGCGAGGCCATCGCCCGCCGCCTGGCCGATGACGGCGCAAACCTCGTGCTCTGGGCTCGCAGGGCGGAGCGCCTCACTCGCCTCGCGGAAGCGATCGCGGCACGGAGCGGCGTCACCGTGGACATCGGCGTCGTCGACATCCGCGACGGCGACGCGGTGCGGGAGGAGGCGGCGCGGCTCGGCGCCGCACTCGGTGTTCCCGACATCCTGGTCAACAACGCGGGCCTCGCCGCCGGCATGGCGCTCGTCCAGGACGCCGACGTCGACGACTGGGACCGGATGATCGACACGAACGTGAAGGGCCTCCTCTACGTGACGCGCGCCTTCCTCCCCGCCATGGTCGAGCGCGATTCGGGTCAGGTCGTCAACATCGGCAGCATCACCGGCCGACAGGTCTATCCCGGCGGGACCGTGTACGCCGCCACGAAGTACGCCGTGCAGGCGATCACCGAGGGGACGAACCTGGATGTCCTCGGCACGGGCGTCCGGGTGTCGGGCGTCCACCCGGGTCTCGTCGAGACGGAGTTCGCGCTCGTGCGCTTCAAGGGCGACGAGAACCGCGCGCGAGCCACCTACGAGGGCGTGGAATCCCTCACCGGGGCGGACGTCGCCGAGGTCGTGTCCTACGTCGTGAACGCCCCGCCCAACATCAACCTGGCCGATGTTGTCGTGTTCGGGCCAGCACAGGGGAGCGTCCACCACTTCCACCGCGACGGGGGCTGA